A stretch of Henckelia pumila isolate YLH828 chromosome 4, ASM3356847v2, whole genome shotgun sequence DNA encodes these proteins:
- the LOC140864285 gene encoding uncharacterized protein produces MFFSEDIHGNGISTGLSESLSDLASTPVSDGSKDLVLELTTKVQSLKEFEAGGRLLTESTLEAAIQSKIRLPSESTIENKRAHYHLSDKISAYMKWGVSIFRVLYSIFGCSDVMVIYIGSFSTVLGTGFDELYILK; encoded by the exons ATGTTCTTCA GTGAAGATATTCACGGCAATGGTATTTCCACTGGCTTGTCTGAATCTCTATCTGATTTGGCTTCCACTCCAGTTTCAGATGGAAGTAAAG ATCTTGTGCTGGAATTAACTACGAAG GTTCAATCATTGAAAGAGTTCGAGGCTGGTGGTAGATTGCTCACCGAGTCCACTCTCGAAGCCGCCATCCAGAGTAAAATTCGACTGCCCTCTGAATCCACCATTGAAAACAAGAGAGCACATTATCATTTATCGGACAAAATTTCAGCTTATATGAAATGGGGTGTTTCGATTTTTAGAGTTTTATATTCGATATTTGGGTGTTCCGATGTTATGGTGATATATATTGGAAGCTTTAGTACGGTTCTTGGAACTGGATTCGATGAATTATATATTCTGAAATAA
- the LOC140865502 gene encoding dihydropyrimidine dehydrogenase (NADP(+)), chloroplastic: MATAGLIRPLNGSVAEFPVTWRRQRQSFGFSKRRVGFRVFAQDAAAEPDLSVTVNGMKMANPFVIGSGPPGTNYTVMKRAFDEGWGGVIAKTVSLDAAKVINVTPRYAKLRAEPNGSAKGQIIGWENIELISDRPLETMLKEFRQLKEEYPDRILIASIMEEYDKAAWEELIDRVEQTGIDAIEINFSCPHGMPERKMGAAVGQDCVLLEEVCGWINAKATVPVWAKMTPNITDITQPARISLRTGCEGVSAINTIMSVMGINLDTLRPEPCVEGYSTPGGYSSKAVHPIALAKVMSIAQMMKKEFADKNYSLSAIGGVETGSDAAEFILLGADTVQVCTGVMMHGYGLVKKLCSELQDFMKKHNFSSIQDFRGASLDYFTTHMDLVKRQQEAIRERKAVKKGLQSDKDWTGDGFVKETESMVSN, translated from the exons ATGGCAACTGCTGGATTGATTCGTCCGCTCAACGGCTCGGTGGCGGAGTTTCCGGTGACGTGGCGGCGGCAGAGGCAGAGTTTCGGGTTCAGCAAGCGTCGAGTTGGGTTCAGAGTATTCGCTCAAGATGCGGCTGCGGAGCCTGATCTTAGTGTGACGGTGAATGGGATGAAGATGGCGAACCCATTTGTGATCGGGTCGGGTCCTCCGGGCACCAACTACACTGTCATGAAACGGGCCTTTGATGAAGGTTGGGGTGGTGTCATAGCCAAAACT GTGTCCCTTGATGCTGCAAAAGTTATAAATGTTACTCCTCGTTATGCTAAATTACGAGCAGAACCAAATGGCTCTGCAAAAGGACAAATTATTGGGTGGGAAAATATTGAACTCATAAGTGATCGACCTCTAGAGACTATGTTAAAAGAGTTTAGACAGTTGAAGGAGGAGTATCCAGACCGGATACTTATTGCCTCTATCATGGAAGAGTATGACAAAGCCGCATGGGAAGAACTCATTGACCGAGTTGAGCAAACTGGAATC GACGcaattgaaataaatttttcatgTCCTCATGGTATGCCGGAACGTAAAATGGGTGCTGCGGTTGGCCAAGATTGTGTATTACTGGAGGAAGTCTGTGGATGGATTAATGCAAAAGCCACGGTACCAGTTTGGGCAAAGATGACTCCGAATATCACTGACATCACACAG CCTGCTAGAATTTCTTTGAGGACTGGATGTGAAGGTGTTTCTGCGATTAATACAATCATGAGTGTCATGGGAATTAATCTTGATACTTTGCGACCAGAGCCTTGTGTAGAAGG GTATTCGACGCCTGGAGGTTATTCTTCAAAAGCAGTCCATCCGATTGCACTTGCAAAAGTCATGAGCATTGCACAGATGATGAAGAAGGAATTTGCAGATAAAAATTATTCACTTTCTGCCATCGGTGGAGTTGAGACGGGCAGTGATGCAGCAGAATTTATCCTTCTTGGAGCAGATACTGTTCAG GTGTGCACTGGTGTTATGATGCACGGATACGGTCTTGTGAAGAAGCTTTGCTCTGAGCTGCAAGATTTTATGAAGAAGCACAACTTTTCGTCTATACAAGATTTCCGGGG GGCTTCACTCGACTACTTCACGACGCATATGGATTTGGTTAAAAGGCAACAAGAAGCGATCCGCGAAAGGAAGGCTGTGAAGAAAGGTTTGCAGTCTGATAAAGACTGGACTGGAGATGGCTTTGTGAAGGAAACAGAGAGCATGGTTTCCAACTAG